A genomic window from Sulfurospirillum diekertiae includes:
- a CDS encoding Sua5/YciO/YrdC/YwlC family protein, whose amino-acid sequence MNPNLVYLAQTETTVGFLSQNAEALARTKNRPKGKPFLISVDSLNTLRSFTRVPKHHKNRVRRTQKTTFVYPCGLAIRVVKDEEHLQFLKKFKWSYSTSSNPSGKGFDEAFAIEKADVIVFTCKGFFEDKPSTIYKLGKRKLRKLR is encoded by the coding sequence ATGAACCCCAACCTTGTTTATCTTGCGCAAACAGAGACAACGGTGGGGTTCCTTTCCCAAAATGCTGAAGCACTCGCTCGCACAAAAAACCGCCCCAAAGGTAAACCTTTTCTCATTAGTGTTGATTCACTGAACACCCTTCGTTCCTTTACCAGAGTTCCCAAACATCATAAAAACCGTGTTCGAAGAACTCAAAAAACAACCTTTGTTTACCCATGTGGATTAGCAATTCGTGTGGTTAAGGACGAAGAGCATTTGCAGTTTTTGAAAAAATTTAAATGGAGCTACTCCACCTCGTCTAACCCTAGTGGAAAGGGCTTTGATGAAGCATTTGCAATCGAAAAAGCGGATGTCATTGTTTTTACATGTAAAGGTTTTTTTGAAGATAAACCCTCAACTATTTACAAACTTGGAAAACGAAAACTAAGGAAATTACGGTAA
- a CDS encoding tRNA threonylcarbamoyladenosine dehydratase has protein sequence MEDRYSRVRRVFGEDFKKLQKAKVLLLGIGGVGSPCLDALYRTGISDITIVDFDRYDVTNQNRQLGSEAVGEVKVLHMASLYKGVTPIEAKVTPEWVESFNFEPYDIVIDAIDDMEAKIAVAHKAHTKLLSSAGGAKKIDPTKIHYAPIWDTYGDALAKSFREGLKKTGFQGSFLTVFSDEKPICKEMGSLMCVTASFGLTLASLAIRKITGKM, from the coding sequence ATGGAAGATCGTTACTCACGTGTCAGAAGAGTTTTTGGTGAAGACTTTAAAAAACTCCAAAAGGCAAAAGTCCTTCTTTTAGGTATTGGTGGAGTCGGAAGTCCATGTTTAGATGCCTTATACCGCACGGGCATTAGCGACATCACCATCGTCGATTTTGACCGCTACGACGTAACCAATCAAAACAGACAACTGGGCTCAGAAGCCGTGGGAGAAGTCAAAGTTTTGCATATGGCAAGCCTTTATAAAGGCGTCACCCCTATTGAGGCAAAAGTCACCCCTGAATGGGTTGAGAGTTTTAACTTTGAACCCTATGACATCGTTATCGACGCTATCGATGATATGGAAGCCAAAATCGCCGTAGCCCACAAAGCCCACACCAAACTGCTCAGCTCCGCAGGTGGCGCTAAAAAAATCGACCCTACTAAAATTCATTACGCCCCTATTTGGGACACCTATGGCGATGCATTAGCAAAAAGCTTTCGCGAAGGACTCAAAAAAACGGGATTTCAAGGCTCATTTTTAACGGTATTTTCCGATGAAAAACCGATTTGTAAAGAGATGGGAAGTTTAATGTGTGTAACGGCTTCGTTCGGTTTGACGCTTGCTTCGCTTGCGATTCGGAAGATTACGGGGAAAATGTAG
- the carB gene encoding carbamoyl-phosphate synthase large subunit — translation MPKRQDIKTILLIGSGPIVIGQACEFDYSGTQAAKTLKELGYRVVLVNSNPATIMTDPEFADRTYIEPITPEVIARIIEKERVDAILPTMGGQTALNVAMTMHDQGMLKDIIFLGANPAAIKKGEDRQAFKEAMLKIGMDLPISAYAYNLEDAYAAADKIGFPLIIRASYTLAGGGSGVAYNIDEFKELAMAGLDASPINEILIEESLLGWKEYEMEVIRDHADNCIIVCSIENFDPMGVHTGDSITIAPALTLTDKEYQRMRNASFAILREIGVDTGGSNVQFSICPQTGRMTVIEMNPRVSRSSALASKATGYPIAKVATLLAVGFTLDEIKNDITGTAASFEPVIDYIVTKIPRFTFEKFPLADSTLTTSMKSVGEVMAIGRTFKESFQKALCSLETNLSGFESLKVDEDKLKNEIRRPNCDRVLYVGEAFRRGYSVEDVFNLSKIDPWFLGQIKEIIDFETKIDMFILNDEELLRKAKTMGFSDKMIAKLINKEDNLELTTNDIYFARNKLGIDFEYNEVDTCAAEFKALTPYLYSTTNVTKLPLHVKEKETQKKVMIIGGGPNRIGQGIEFDYCCVHAAYALNDMGVKTIMYNCNPETVSTDYDTSDILYFEPIDFEHVRSVVEKENPDGVIVHFGGQTPLKLAKKLTVMGAKIIGTTARVIDMAEDREKFSKFITENNIKQPHNATATSEEEAIEKAKEIGYPVLVRPSYVLGGRAMRIVYNESELRTYMNEAVSVSHNSPVLIDQFLDRAIEMDVDAICDGKEVYIGGIMQHIEEAGIHSGDSACSLPSISLSDALLSKIESQTKQIALNLGVVGLMNIQYAIYQDDVYMIEVNPRASRTVPFVSKATGIPMAKVATRVMFQGNLREALSFYDKFDVVREGNGILKPKKFDHVAVKEAVFPFNKLQGADLILGPEMKSTGEVMGISRNFPASFAKSQIASANVLPKSGSVFISLVDIDKSFAKEIGTKFEALGFKVIATGGTHKALQEAGVNAEFVYKISEGRPNIEDKLKNGDIALVINTSDNKSSKDDAKKIRQAVLRFKIPYFTTVSAASAATTAIEYIQDKSALEPRALQDYLN, via the coding sequence ATGCCAAAACGTCAAGATATTAAAACCATATTATTAATCGGATCAGGTCCTATTGTAATCGGACAGGCATGTGAATTTGACTATTCAGGAACGCAAGCAGCAAAAACTTTAAAAGAGCTTGGATACAGAGTTGTGCTTGTTAACTCCAATCCAGCGACCATTATGACAGACCCTGAATTTGCAGATCGCACTTATATTGAACCTATTACACCTGAAGTGATTGCCCGTATTATTGAAAAAGAGAGAGTCGATGCTATTCTTCCAACGATGGGTGGACAAACGGCACTGAATGTCGCAATGACGATGCATGACCAAGGAATGCTCAAAGATATTATATTTTTAGGTGCCAATCCCGCAGCGATTAAAAAAGGTGAAGACAGGCAAGCTTTTAAAGAAGCGATGCTTAAAATTGGGATGGATTTACCAATCAGTGCCTATGCCTATAATTTAGAAGATGCGTATGCGGCAGCAGATAAAATTGGATTCCCACTGATTATTCGTGCCTCTTATACCTTAGCAGGTGGTGGTAGCGGTGTTGCCTATAACATTGATGAGTTCAAAGAACTTGCCATGGCAGGGCTTGATGCCAGCCCGATTAATGAGATTTTGATTGAAGAGTCTCTGCTGGGTTGGAAAGAGTACGAGATGGAAGTCATCCGTGATCATGCCGATAACTGCATCATCGTCTGCTCCATCGAGAACTTTGATCCGATGGGTGTTCACACGGGGGATTCCATTACCATTGCACCAGCTCTAACGTTGACTGATAAAGAGTACCAACGTATGCGAAATGCTTCATTTGCGATTCTTCGTGAAATTGGTGTGGATACGGGTGGTAGTAATGTTCAGTTTTCCATCTGTCCGCAAACAGGAAGAATGACCGTTATTGAGATGAATCCTCGAGTCAGTCGTAGTTCCGCCCTTGCATCTAAAGCGACAGGTTACCCGATTGCCAAAGTGGCAACGCTTTTAGCGGTTGGCTTTACACTGGATGAGATTAAAAATGACATTACAGGAACGGCGGCAAGCTTTGAGCCAGTCATTGACTACATCGTGACGAAGATTCCTCGTTTTACGTTTGAAAAATTTCCATTGGCAGATTCAACGCTGACCACTTCAATGAAGAGTGTGGGCGAGGTTATGGCGATTGGTCGTACGTTTAAAGAGTCATTCCAAAAAGCGCTTTGCTCTCTTGAAACCAATTTAAGTGGATTTGAGAGCCTTAAAGTAGACGAAGATAAACTCAAAAATGAGATCAGAAGACCAAACTGCGATAGAGTGCTCTATGTAGGTGAAGCATTCCGTCGAGGTTATAGCGTTGAAGATGTATTTAATCTAAGTAAAATTGATCCATGGTTCTTAGGTCAAATTAAAGAAATTATTGATTTTGAGACAAAAATTGATATGTTTATTCTCAACGATGAAGAACTGTTACGTAAAGCTAAAACAATGGGTTTCTCAGACAAAATGATCGCAAAACTGATCAACAAAGAAGACAACTTAGAGCTCACAACCAATGACATTTATTTTGCACGTAACAAACTCGGCATCGACTTTGAATACAATGAAGTTGACACGTGTGCGGCGGAATTTAAAGCTCTGACACCGTACCTTTACTCCACGACCAATGTGACCAAATTACCTTTACATGTAAAAGAGAAAGAGACACAGAAAAAAGTCATGATCATCGGTGGAGGACCAAACAGAATTGGTCAAGGCATTGAGTTTGACTACTGTTGTGTTCACGCGGCATATGCCTTAAATGACATGGGTGTTAAAACCATTATGTACAACTGTAACCCGGAAACCGTTTCGACTGACTATGATACGAGCGATATTCTCTACTTTGAACCGATTGATTTTGAACATGTTAGAAGTGTGGTGGAAAAAGAGAATCCAGATGGCGTTATCGTTCATTTTGGTGGACAAACACCTCTTAAATTGGCTAAAAAACTCACTGTTATGGGTGCAAAAATCATTGGCACAACAGCACGTGTGATCGATATGGCAGAAGATAGAGAAAAATTTTCGAAATTTATCACTGAAAATAATATCAAACAACCTCATAATGCAACCGCAACGAGTGAAGAAGAGGCGATTGAAAAAGCAAAAGAGATTGGATACCCTGTTCTTGTGCGCCCAAGCTACGTTCTAGGCGGGCGTGCAATGCGTATCGTTTACAATGAGAGTGAACTACGTACCTATATGAATGAAGCGGTGAGCGTGAGCCATAATTCACCTGTATTAATTGACCAATTCTTAGATCGTGCTATTGAAATGGATGTTGATGCTATTTGTGATGGCAAAGAGGTTTATATCGGCGGTATTATGCAACACATCGAAGAAGCTGGAATTCACAGTGGAGATAGTGCTTGTTCATTGCCTTCTATCAGCCTTAGCGATGCACTTTTAAGTAAAATTGAATCCCAAACCAAGCAAATTGCGCTAAACCTTGGTGTTGTAGGTTTGATGAACATTCAATACGCGATCTACCAAGATGATGTTTATATGATCGAAGTCAATCCTCGTGCTAGTCGTACTGTCCCCTTTGTCAGCAAAGCGACGGGTATTCCAATGGCAAAAGTGGCAACACGTGTTATGTTCCAAGGAAACCTTCGAGAAGCACTTTCTTTTTATGACAAATTTGATGTGGTGCGTGAAGGCAATGGCATCTTAAAACCTAAAAAATTTGATCATGTTGCAGTGAAAGAAGCGGTATTCCCATTCAATAAACTTCAAGGCGCTGACCTTATCTTAGGACCTGAGATGAAATCAACCGGTGAAGTTATGGGCATTAGCCGCAACTTCCCTGCTTCATTTGCTAAAAGCCAAATCGCTTCAGCGAACGTACTACCCAAAAGCGGTTCAGTCTTTATCTCGTTGGTAGACATCGACAAATCCTTTGCCAAAGAGATCGGGACGAAATTTGAAGCGCTTGGCTTTAAGGTCATCGCAACAGGTGGAACGCACAAAGCCTTGCAAGAAGCAGGTGTGAATGCAGAGTTTGTTTATAAAATCTCTGAAGGTCGCCCTAATATCGAAGATAAACTCAAAAATGGTGACATTGCCCTTGTGATTAACACGAGCGATAATAAATCCAGCAAAGACGATGCAAAGAAAATTCGCCAAGCCGTGCTTCGCTTTAAAATCCCTTACTTTACCACTGTCTCTGCGGCATCTGCTGCAACAACAGCGATAGAGTACATTCAAGACAAAAGTGCGCTTGAACCACGTGCTTTACAAGATTATTTAAACTAG
- the argC gene encoding N-acetyl-gamma-glutamyl-phosphate reductase: MAKIDVAIIGASGYTGLELMKILINHPHFNITYIATTEGGMKATELHPSLLGVFEQEVLKADARDVAKHAKLAFLALPHKAAMGFAKELLALHVKVVDLSADYRLELEAYEEHYCEHEDKENLKEAVYGLPEINRAKIKQAKLIANPGCYPTASILGILPFLNYLKKDAPIFIDAKSGVSGAGKKPTPTAHFVSINENIFAYNPLKHRHEPEIAEKLRLVSGHPFEVNFVPHLLPVSRGMLVSSYLQTNEIIDAKAVLQDFYKNEHFVRIREVPVDIKSTAGTNFCDIFVSQKGKSLFVSSSIDNLLRGASAQAVVNANLMCGFEESAGIPIIAYVP; encoded by the coding sequence ATGGCAAAAATAGATGTAGCAATCATTGGTGCAAGCGGTTACACGGGCTTAGAGCTGATGAAAATTTTGATCAATCATCCTCATTTTAACATTACTTACATCGCAACGACGGAAGGTGGAATGAAAGCGACAGAACTACATCCTAGTTTATTGGGTGTTTTTGAGCAAGAGGTGTTAAAAGCCGATGCGAGAGATGTTGCCAAGCATGCCAAACTTGCTTTTTTAGCGCTTCCCCATAAAGCGGCGATGGGTTTTGCGAAGGAGCTTTTAGCGTTACATGTAAAGGTAGTTGACCTTTCAGCGGATTACCGTTTAGAGCTTGAGGCATATGAGGAGCACTACTGTGAACATGAAGATAAAGAAAATTTAAAAGAGGCTGTTTATGGGCTTCCTGAAATCAATCGTGCCAAAATAAAACAAGCGAAGTTGATTGCCAATCCAGGATGTTATCCTACGGCTTCGATTTTGGGGATTTTACCGTTTTTGAATTATCTTAAAAAAGATGCGCCCATCTTTATTGATGCAAAAAGTGGTGTCTCTGGTGCAGGTAAAAAACCAACACCTACAGCACATTTTGTGAGTATCAATGAAAATATCTTTGCGTACAATCCTTTGAAACATCGCCATGAGCCAGAGATCGCTGAGAAATTGCGCTTGGTAAGCGGTCATCCGTTTGAAGTGAATTTTGTACCGCATTTATTGCCTGTAAGTCGTGGTATGTTGGTGAGTTCGTATTTGCAAACGAATGAGATAATTGATGCGAAAGCCGTGCTTCAGGACTTTTATAAAAATGAGCATTTTGTCCGTATTCGTGAAGTGCCTGTCGATATTAAATCAACGGCTGGAACAAACTTTTGCGATATTTTCGTGAGTCAAAAAGGAAAGTCCCTCTTTGTTTCATCCAGCATCGACAATCTTTTACGTGGTGCTTCAGCACAAGCGGTGGTAAATGCCAATTTGATGTGTGGCTTCGAAGAGTCCGCAGGAATTCCTATTATCGCCTATGTCCCCTAA
- the greA gene encoding transcription elongation factor GreA, giving the protein MSTKEPMTEYGYQKLTNELSDLKKRQRPETVIELDIARSHGDLKENSEYHAAKDHLAFLDGRIGELSDLVSRAQVINPNSYEHDKIRFGSTIKLENTETGDELTYTIVGSTESNPDRGLISYHTPLSQQLLGHGEGEEVTIKLPSGQQIFEILEVIYIEIQFEE; this is encoded by the coding sequence ATGAGTACTAAAGAGCCGATGACCGAATACGGTTATCAAAAATTAACGAATGAATTATCTGACTTAAAAAAACGCCAACGACCTGAAACAGTCATCGAACTTGATATTGCACGAAGTCATGGTGATCTCAAAGAGAACTCAGAATACCATGCTGCGAAAGACCATTTGGCATTTTTAGATGGGCGCATTGGAGAGCTAAGCGATCTTGTCTCTCGTGCACAAGTTATTAATCCGAATTCCTATGAACATGATAAAATCCGTTTTGGCTCAACCATTAAATTAGAAAATACGGAGACGGGCGATGAACTGACCTATACCATCGTTGGGAGCACAGAGAGCAATCCTGATCGTGGGCTTATCTCTTATCATACGCCTTTATCTCAACAGCTTTTAGGGCATGGTGAGGGTGAAGAAGTTACCATTAAGTTACCTTCCGGTCAACAGATTTTTGAGATTTTAGAAGTTATTTATATCGAGATTCAATTCGAGGAATAA
- a CDS encoding chemotaxis protein has protein sequence MAKESILKVGSNEMELVDFRIFKKEANGVYEGIYGVNVAKVREIIKIPNLTELPGVPEYIEGIFDLRGIVIPVINLAKWMNIKEPDDGSIKPRIIITEFSDILIGFVVHEAKRIRRISWKDIEPASFVAGMGSLDKSQITGVTRIENDEVLLILDLESVVQALGIYQPKIDVEDNAIIKVDGTALILDDSMTARKLVSDALKKMGMRVIEAKDGSEGLERLNDLYTTYGEHLTDEVKIIISDVEMPQMDGFHFAASVKEDARFKNIPIVFNSSISDHFSELRGKEAGGEAYLTKFDAGIFYKEVSKVIKSHVKTAQ, from the coding sequence ATGGCTAAAGAAAGTATTTTAAAAGTAGGCTCCAATGAGATGGAGCTGGTGGACTTCCGTATTTTTAAGAAGGAAGCGAACGGTGTTTATGAGGGAATTTATGGTGTTAACGTTGCAAAAGTGCGTGAAATCATCAAAATTCCTAATTTGACGGAACTTCCAGGTGTTCCTGAATACATCGAAGGTATTTTTGATCTTCGTGGTATCGTTATTCCTGTTATTAACCTTGCCAAATGGATGAACATCAAAGAGCCTGATGATGGATCGATTAAACCTCGTATTATCATCACGGAGTTTAGCGACATCTTGATCGGTTTTGTGGTGCATGAAGCCAAACGTATTCGCCGCATCAGCTGGAAAGATATTGAGCCAGCATCATTTGTTGCCGGTATGGGTTCACTGGATAAAAGTCAAATTACGGGTGTAACACGTATTGAAAATGATGAGGTACTTTTGATCTTGGATCTTGAAAGCGTGGTGCAAGCACTCGGTATTTATCAACCTAAAATTGATGTGGAAGACAATGCTATTATCAAAGTAGATGGTACAGCGTTGATTTTGGATGATAGTATGACCGCACGAAAGCTCGTCAGCGATGCGCTTAAAAAGATGGGTATGCGTGTAATCGAAGCGAAAGATGGTTCAGAAGGTTTAGAGCGCTTAAACGATCTTTATACAACCTATGGTGAACATCTAACCGATGAAGTCAAAATTATTATTAGCGATGTTGAAATGCCTCAGATGGATGGATTTCACTTTGCCGCTAGTGTGAAAGAAGATGCAAGGTTTAAAAATATTCCGATTGTCTTTAACTCTTCCATTAGTGACCATTTTAGTGAACTTAGGGGCAAAGAGGCGGGCGGTGAAGCCTATTTAACGAAATTTGATGCAGGTATCTTTTACAAAGAAGTTTCTAAAGTCATCAAATCACACGTGAAAACAGCACAATAG
- the surE gene encoding 5'/3'-nucleotidase SurE has translation MKRILITNDDGFESTGLHALARALRPLGQVTIVAPTSEKSACGHSLTLTRPLRFVAIGDDFYKLDDGTPTDCIYLSLNALFEGDSKPDLVVSGINKGSNLGEDITYSGTASAAMEAALHGVPAIAISQVYTGGPQNIELTHGYDLAEQTVYDLAKRILEGSFPLAERRFLNVNIPALKPEECKGYKITRAGYRMYGNDAHLHRNPRGEEYYWLGVHTLEWKKGEIDDCDLSAIDEGYVSITPIKLDMTAHDELENLKQWIQ, from the coding sequence ATGAAACGTATTTTAATTACCAATGACGACGGCTTTGAAAGCACAGGACTTCACGCTCTTGCTCGTGCACTTCGCCCTTTAGGACAAGTCACCATTGTAGCACCTACTTCTGAAAAATCCGCCTGCGGACACTCACTCACACTCACACGACCCCTTCGCTTTGTTGCGATTGGCGATGATTTTTACAAACTCGATGATGGCACACCCACGGATTGTATTTATCTCTCACTCAACGCTCTTTTTGAAGGTGATTCAAAACCTGATTTGGTCGTGAGTGGCATCAACAAAGGTTCCAATTTAGGCGAAGACATCACGTACAGTGGCACAGCGAGTGCGGCAATGGAAGCAGCCTTGCATGGTGTTCCTGCCATTGCGATCTCGCAAGTTTACACGGGTGGACCTCAAAACATTGAACTCACGCACGGCTATGATCTTGCAGAGCAAACCGTGTACGACCTTGCCAAACGCATCTTAGAGGGCTCTTTCCCTCTCGCGGAACGTCGCTTTTTAAATGTCAATATCCCAGCCCTCAAACCTGAAGAGTGCAAGGGCTATAAGATCACCCGTGCAGGGTATCGCATGTACGGCAATGACGCGCATCTGCACCGCAATCCACGAGGTGAAGAGTACTACTGGCTTGGTGTTCATACGCTGGAGTGGAAAAAAGGTGAAATAGATGACTGTGACCTCAGTGCCATTGATGAAGGCTATGTCTCCATCACCCCAATCAAACTCGACATGACCGCTCATGATGAACTTGAAAATTTAAAACAATGGATACAATAA
- the lpxB gene encoding lipid-A-disaccharide synthase, protein MKLLVSALEPSANLHLEPILSALEQCELYGIFDERFGKPLLPSKAFSIMGFLDALPKIRKAKRAIKVMARMSFFVDKVLLIDSPAFNIPLAKAIKTINPNVEIIYYILPQVWAWKPKRVAKVEKYCDVLASILPFEQQFYTKATYVGNPLLDEIPLFKLRAEETGVIAFLPGSRKSEIRSLFPIYKEVASRIEGKEKLLVIPPHFDYREIVDIYGDIHDFKICRNTYEAFEKSEFAFVCSGTATLEAALVGVPFVLAYKAKAFDYWVAQQFVKLKHVGLANIIFDFEKMEPLHVELLQEDVFADNLLKAYENMDKEAFFNHAKKLRTMLSHGSQRGNDKHNEGIM, encoded by the coding sequence TTGAAATTACTTGTTTCCGCTCTAGAGCCATCCGCCAATTTACACTTAGAACCTATTTTAAGTGCGCTGGAGCAGTGTGAATTGTATGGTATCTTTGATGAGCGTTTTGGAAAGCCGTTGCTACCAAGCAAAGCTTTTTCAATTATGGGGTTTTTAGATGCATTGCCCAAAATTCGTAAAGCCAAAAGAGCCATTAAGGTGATGGCACGAATGAGCTTTTTTGTGGATAAAGTGCTACTTATCGACTCGCCAGCGTTCAATATTCCTTTGGCAAAAGCCATTAAAACGATCAATCCCAATGTCGAAATTATCTACTATATCTTGCCACAAGTCTGGGCATGGAAGCCTAAACGTGTTGCAAAAGTGGAAAAATATTGTGATGTACTGGCGTCTATTTTGCCTTTTGAACAGCAATTTTATACGAAGGCAACCTATGTTGGGAATCCTCTGTTGGATGAAATTCCACTTTTTAAACTCAGAGCGGAAGAGACTGGGGTGATCGCCTTTTTGCCCGGTAGTCGCAAAAGTGAGATCCGAAGTCTCTTTCCTATCTATAAAGAGGTTGCTTCTCGCATAGAAGGCAAAGAGAAGTTACTGGTGATTCCTCCACATTTTGACTATCGTGAAATTGTGGATATTTATGGTGATATTCATGACTTTAAAATTTGTCGCAATACCTATGAAGCGTTTGAAAAAAGTGAGTTTGCATTTGTATGTTCTGGAACGGCAACGCTGGAAGCGGCACTTGTCGGTGTGCCTTTTGTATTGGCGTATAAAGCAAAAGCGTTTGATTATTGGGTTGCTCAGCAATTTGTAAAACTCAAACATGTAGGACTTGCCAATATTATTTTCGATTTTGAAAAGATGGAACCGTTACATGTAGAGTTATTACAAGAAGATGTTTTTGCCGATAATCTACTCAAAGCCTATGAAAATATGGACAAAGAGGCATTTTTTAACCATGCCAAAAAACTTCGAACAATGCTAAGCCACGGTAGTCAGAGAGGCAATGATAAGCATAATGAAGGTATAATGTAA
- a CDS encoding UDP-2,3-diacylglucosamine diphosphatase, with amino-acid sequence MSPNLIIQEGALFIADAHDSAERSFFFDFLLHVKQDPPPQLFLMGDMFDLLVGSVDYGVKQYQRYIDLIDELGKCCEVYYFEGNHDFDLSKLFHYVKVIPIAEQPFTCKLPSGKSCLLLHGDKYGGFIHRCYTKMIRNRGVLSVLNVLDGLLQGFISQKIQNNQRKKMLCKPIGHFATLIQRKLHFYPKVDVIAEGHYHQNTDFMVVGTHYINFSSFACNQSYFSVQSSPETEFAQKQLRGCNG; translated from the coding sequence ATGTCCCCTAATCTTATCATCCAAGAAGGAGCGCTTTTTATTGCTGACGCGCATGACTCAGCTGAGCGCTCTTTCTTTTTTGATTTCCTTTTACATGTAAAACAAGATCCTCCACCTCAACTCTTTTTAATGGGCGATATGTTCGACCTTTTAGTGGGCAGTGTTGACTATGGTGTTAAACAATATCAGCGCTATATTGACCTGATTGATGAGCTTGGAAAATGCTGTGAAGTCTACTATTTTGAGGGCAATCATGACTTTGACCTCTCCAAACTCTTTCACTATGTAAAGGTGATACCGATTGCAGAACAACCTTTTACATGTAAACTTCCTAGTGGCAAAAGCTGTCTTTTATTGCACGGCGATAAATATGGAGGCTTTATTCATCGGTGCTATACAAAGATGATTCGTAACAGAGGTGTCTTAAGCGTCCTAAATGTATTAGATGGATTACTTCAAGGTTTTATCTCTCAAAAGATTCAAAATAACCAGCGCAAAAAAATGTTGTGCAAGCCCATTGGGCATTTTGCAACGCTTATACAACGCAAGCTACATTTTTATCCAAAAGTGGATGTCATTGCAGAGGGACATTACCATCAAAACACTGATTTTATGGTAGTTGGGACACATTATATCAATTTTTCTTCTTTTGCGTGCAATCAAAGCTATTTTAGTGTACAATCTTCGCCAGAGACAGAATTTGCGCAAAAGCAACTAAGGGGCTGCAATGGCTAA